Proteins found in one Sphingomonas sp. SORGH_AS_0879 genomic segment:
- a CDS encoding RluA family pseudouridine synthase produces the protein MDRGVSIIDARIAPTADGWRLDRALADAVPTLSRERLKVLIASGAVTRDGTMARDPAKRAAAGDVFQVAVPAPTPAHNEPQDIPLVIAYEDEHLIVIDKPAGLVVHPAAGNLDGTLVNALLHHCGGSLSGIGGVARPGIVHRIDKDTSGLMVAAKTDRTHEGLAKQFAAHSIDRRYRAITGGIPRPADGTVDAPLARSPQNRKKVAIVQSGKRAVTHYRTIEKLNNAALVECRLETGRTHQVRVHMQSLGHALLGDPVYGRTKGAQKALLESLDFRRQALHAAHLGFIHPISGNALAFESPMPADMQELFSRLHV, from the coding sequence ATGGACCGGGGGGTTTCCATCATCGATGCGCGGATCGCGCCCACAGCGGATGGCTGGCGGTTGGACCGCGCGCTGGCCGATGCGGTGCCGACCCTGTCGCGCGAACGGCTGAAGGTGCTGATCGCCAGCGGTGCGGTCACCCGCGACGGCACGATGGCGCGCGACCCGGCCAAGCGCGCGGCGGCGGGCGACGTCTTTCAGGTCGCCGTACCCGCCCCGACCCCGGCGCATAACGAACCGCAGGATATCCCGCTAGTCATCGCTTATGAAGACGAGCATCTGATCGTCATCGACAAGCCGGCCGGGCTGGTCGTCCATCCCGCCGCGGGCAATCTGGACGGGACTTTGGTCAACGCGCTGCTCCATCATTGCGGCGGATCGCTGTCGGGCATCGGCGGAGTCGCGCGGCCGGGGATCGTCCACCGGATCGACAAGGACACCTCCGGCCTGATGGTCGCGGCGAAGACCGACCGTACCCACGAAGGGCTCGCCAAGCAGTTCGCGGCGCATTCGATCGACCGCCGCTACCGCGCGATCACCGGCGGCATTCCCCGCCCCGCCGACGGCACCGTCGATGCACCGCTCGCGCGCAGCCCGCAGAACCGCAAGAAGGTGGCGATCGTCCAGAGCGGCAAGCGCGCCGTCACCCATTATCGCACCATTGAAAAGCTGAACAACGCCGCTTTGGTCGAATGCCGGTTGGAGACGGGACGCACGCATCAGGTGCGGGTGCATATGCAATCGCTGGGTCACGCCTTGCTGGGCGATCCGGTCTATGGTAGAACAAAGGGTGCTCAAAAAGCCCTGCTCGAATCGCTCGATTTCCGGCGCCAAGCCCTGCACGCGGCGCATCTGGGCTTTATTCATCCCATAAGCGGTAACGCTTTGGCGTTTGAGAGCCCGATGCCCGCCGATATGCAGGAACTGTTCAGTCGGCTTCACGTATAG
- a CDS encoding M67 family metallopeptidase — MTVTISSDALDLIDKSAATSPDREICGLLLGQGAHIAVALPCANVAAEPWHRFEIDPAALIAAHRAARGGGPAVIGHYHSHPTGLAEPSPRDAADAAPDGMIWLIAGPAGTITAWRAVAAGRRHGRFDPLDLACVDVTAAPQGGHSSRDFT; from the coding sequence ATGACCGTGACGATTTCAAGCGACGCGCTGGATTTGATCGACAAAAGCGCCGCCACCTCGCCCGATCGCGAAATCTGCGGACTGCTGCTTGGGCAGGGCGCGCATATCGCCGTCGCCTTGCCCTGTGCAAACGTCGCCGCCGAACCCTGGCACAGGTTCGAGATCGATCCGGCGGCGCTGATCGCGGCGCACCGGGCGGCGCGGGGCGGCGGTCCGGCGGTGATCGGGCATTATCATTCGCATCCGACGGGGCTTGCCGAGCCATCACCCCGCGATGCCGCCGACGCCGCGCCGGACGGGATGATCTGGCTGATCGCGGGGCCCGCTGGTACGATCACCGCCTGGCGCGCAGTGGCGGCGGGTCGGCGTCATGGTCGGTTCGATCCGCTCGACCTTGCTTGCGTCGATGTGACAGCCGCGCCACAAGGGGGCCATTCGTCGAGGGATTTTACATGA
- a CDS encoding response regulator: protein MKTCLVVDDSKVIRKVARHILETLDLQVREAGDGREALEACLESVPDVILLDWNMPVMSGMDFLRALREANLPQRPRIVFCTTENGMAHIRAAIDAGADEYIMKPFDRDTLESKLQLVGMI, encoded by the coding sequence ATGAAAACCTGTCTCGTGGTCGATGACTCCAAGGTGATCCGAAAGGTTGCCCGGCACATATTGGAAACGCTGGACCTTCAGGTGCGCGAGGCCGGGGACGGTCGCGAGGCGTTGGAGGCGTGCCTGGAATCGGTGCCCGACGTCATCCTGCTCGACTGGAACATGCCGGTGATGAGCGGCATGGATTTCCTGCGTGCCCTGCGCGAGGCCAATCTGCCGCAGCGTCCGCGCATCGTGTTCTGCACCACCGAAAACGGCATGGCGCATATCCGTGCGGCGATCGATGCCGGGGCGGACGAATATATCATGAAGCCGTTCGACCGCGACACGCTGGAAAGCAAGCTCCAGCTCGTCGGTATGATCTGA
- a CDS encoding chemotaxis protein CheA, producing the protein MASGCRDTALVDAVLAIVDRIGAIVEAIAAGTPHDDSDDVALIEALSQKPTAPVAPAARTVAAPRIAPRSVRLNVDLLDRMMSGMSDMVLARNELARRLRDDVLDPRVEAALDRLSLTVADMRDTVTRSRMQTVDGLFSALPRMVRDVAAELGKAVALRIEGADVELDREMIEMMRDPMVHIIRNAIDHGIEPPAERRRLGKPPTGQIRVSARQSGNQILIEVEDDGAGIDVARIAAKAVASERRTAAEVAAMTPAEKLKLIFEPGLSSRDTVSATSGRGVGMDVVHANIEHVGGRVALDNRPGQGLTITVQVPLTLSIMSTIVVSVGDQRFGIARQTIEEIVKVRGDQVRIDPVGDIRIATVRGRRLPMLPLGPFLELGRGDPATLVIVATRDGDYALGVDDVLDTEEVVVKPAAPAVMATGLYAGQTLPDSGLPMLLLDGGGLAQAAGLRFQRAAIAAVAEVEEEADAPALLFEDLDGMYRAIPLGAIDRVEKVAADAVHHLGGRVRLVVGETTIALHHSDAVAPTDLSSGGEVEVIRLTDGETECAYAIRGALEIIQLPAEITPAAGAGPILGIAVCDGRPIEILDPLALFLDTAPIGEGARSPLCLLDGAGAAWMDRFLRPVLEANGYRCVLQPPKDEAPAVRLMMEDDAAPGEALGAPVVRLRRERDMAADPDSIYRYDRSALIAAVAGHARRGDGR; encoded by the coding sequence ATGGCGAGCGGATGCCGGGACACCGCGCTGGTCGATGCCGTGCTGGCGATCGTCGACCGGATCGGTGCGATCGTCGAGGCGATCGCGGCGGGCACGCCCCATGACGATTCGGACGATGTCGCGCTGATCGAGGCGCTGTCGCAAAAGCCGACCGCACCGGTCGCCCCGGCGGCGCGCACCGTCGCCGCGCCGCGCATCGCACCGCGCAGCGTGCGGCTGAATGTCGATCTGCTCGACCGGATGATGAGCGGTATGTCGGACATGGTGCTCGCCCGCAACGAACTGGCGCGGCGGCTTCGCGACGATGTGCTGGACCCGCGCGTCGAGGCGGCGCTGGACCGGCTGTCGCTGACCGTCGCCGACATGCGCGACACGGTGACGCGCAGCCGGATGCAGACCGTCGACGGCCTGTTCTCCGCGCTGCCCCGCATGGTGCGCGACGTGGCGGCGGAATTGGGCAAGGCGGTGGCGCTGCGTATCGAGGGCGCGGATGTCGAGCTGGACCGCGAGATGATCGAGATGATGCGCGACCCGATGGTCCATATCATCCGCAACGCGATCGACCATGGCATCGAGCCGCCCGCCGAACGCCGCCGCCTGGGCAAGCCGCCGACCGGCCAGATCCGGGTCAGCGCGCGCCAGTCGGGCAACCAGATCCTGATCGAGGTCGAGGATGACGGCGCCGGGATCGACGTCGCGCGCATCGCGGCCAAGGCGGTGGCAAGCGAACGCCGCACCGCCGCCGAGGTAGCCGCGATGACCCCGGCGGAAAAGCTGAAGCTGATCTTCGAGCCGGGGCTGTCGAGCCGCGACACCGTGTCCGCCACCTCGGGTCGCGGGGTCGGGATGGACGTGGTCCATGCCAATATCGAGCATGTCGGCGGTCGCGTCGCGCTCGACAACCGGCCGGGGCAGGGGCTGACCATCACGGTCCAGGTGCCGCTCACCCTGTCGATCATGTCGACCATCGTCGTGTCGGTCGGCGACCAGCGCTTCGGCATCGCGCGCCAGACGATCGAGGAGATCGTGAAGGTGCGCGGGGATCAGGTGCGGATCGATCCTGTCGGCGACATTCGCATCGCCACGGTGCGCGGGCGTCGCCTGCCCATGCTGCCGCTGGGGCCGTTCCTGGAACTGGGGCGGGGCGATCCGGCGACGCTGGTGATCGTCGCGACCCGCGACGGCGATTATGCGCTGGGCGTCGACGATGTGCTCGATACCGAGGAAGTGGTGGTGAAGCCCGCCGCACCCGCCGTGATGGCGACCGGGCTCTATGCCGGACAGACCCTGCCCGACAGCGGCCTGCCGATGCTGCTGCTCGATGGCGGTGGGCTGGCGCAGGCGGCGGGCTTGCGCTTCCAGCGCGCAGCAATCGCCGCCGTCGCCGAGGTCGAGGAGGAAGCGGATGCCCCGGCCTTGCTGTTCGAGGATCTGGACGGCATGTACCGCGCCATTCCGCTGGGCGCGATCGACCGTGTCGAAAAGGTCGCCGCCGATGCCGTGCACCATCTGGGCGGACGGGTCCGACTGGTGGTGGGCGAGACGACGATCGCGCTTCACCATAGCGATGCGGTCGCCCCGACCGATCTGTCGTCGGGCGGCGAGGTCGAGGTGATCCGCCTGACCGATGGCGAGACCGAATGCGCCTATGCCATTCGCGGCGCGCTGGAGATCATTCAACTGCCCGCCGAGATCACGCCCGCCGCCGGTGCGGGACCGATATTGGGGATCGCGGTGTGCGATGGGCGACCGATCGAGATCCTCGATCCTCTCGCGCTGTTCCTCGACACCGCACCCATCGGGGAGGGCGCACGGTCGCCGCTCTGCCTGCTCGACGGGGCGGGGGCGGCGTGGATGGATCGTTTCCTCCGTCCGGTGCTGGAGGCGAACGGCTATCGCTGCGTCCTGCAACCGCCCAAGGATGAAGCGCCCGCCGTGCGGCTGATGATGGAGGACGATGCGGCGCCGGGCGAGGCTTTGGGTGCGCCCGTGGTCCGGTTGCGGCGGGAGCGGGACATGGCCGCCGACCCGGACAGCATCTATCGTTACGACCGGTCCGCGCTGATCGCGGCGGTGGCGGGCCATGCCCGGCGTGGAGATGGCCGATGA
- a CDS encoding NAD(P)/FAD-dependent oxidoreductase: MTGRTVVIGGGAAGIAAARTLHEAGRDVLLIEAADRLGGRARSVRLPTGHIVDHGCGWLHSAKRNPWTAIAEQAGFTIDRRSPNWQVQWNDLGFPPDGKRASGQAYARFEEAAMAALDRPDRPLSDFVAADDPWRPMIDAISGYANGAPLTDVSLHDWATYEEAATDDNWAVVEGYGTVIVNHAGRVPVRTGVTASRIDHRGKTIRIETSQGVLEAEHVMIAVPTTVLAEGKLTFDPPLPAKQEAAAALPLGIADKVFLSVEGPLPWPAHAHLTGDPHSACTASHRLSPFGWPIVESFFGGPCAEALEEEGAAAQFAVDELVKLLGNDWRRRFTPLDATRWRHAPLIGGSYSHARVGHAEARQKLAEPVDNRLFFAGEACSREDFSTAHGAYTTGLAMARAILASS; this comes from the coding sequence ATGACCGGCCGCACCGTCGTCATCGGCGGCGGCGCGGCCGGGATCGCGGCGGCACGGACGCTGCATGAGGCGGGGCGGGATGTCCTGCTGATCGAGGCAGCGGACCGGCTTGGCGGGCGGGCGCGTAGCGTTCGGTTGCCGACTGGCCATATCGTCGACCATGGCTGTGGCTGGCTTCATTCCGCCAAGCGTAACCCCTGGACGGCCATTGCCGAACAGGCAGGCTTCACCATCGACCGCCGCTCGCCCAACTGGCAGGTCCAGTGGAACGACCTGGGCTTTCCCCCGGATGGGAAGCGCGCCTCGGGTCAGGCCTATGCCCGGTTCGAGGAAGCCGCGATGGCCGCGCTCGACCGGCCCGACCGGCCGCTGTCCGATTTCGTGGCGGCGGACGATCCGTGGCGGCCGATGATCGACGCGATTTCGGGCTACGCCAACGGCGCGCCACTCACCGACGTGTCGCTGCACGACTGGGCGACCTATGAGGAGGCCGCGACCGACGACAATTGGGCGGTGGTCGAAGGCTATGGCACGGTCATCGTGAACCACGCGGGCCGCGTGCCGGTGCGCACCGGCGTGACCGCGAGCCGGATCGACCATCGCGGCAAGACCATCCGCATCGAAACCTCGCAGGGTGTGCTTGAGGCGGAGCACGTCATGATCGCCGTCCCCACCACCGTGCTGGCGGAAGGCAAACTCACCTTCGATCCACCTTTGCCCGCCAAGCAGGAAGCCGCCGCCGCCCTGCCGCTGGGGATCGCGGATAAGGTCTTCCTGTCGGTCGAAGGCCCCCTGCCCTGGCCCGCGCATGCGCATCTGACCGGTGATCCGCATTCCGCCTGCACCGCCAGCCACCGCCTTTCGCCCTTCGGCTGGCCGATTGTCGAAAGCTTCTTCGGCGGCCCTTGCGCCGAAGCGCTGGAGGAAGAAGGCGCGGCGGCGCAATTCGCCGTCGACGAACTGGTCAAATTGCTCGGCAACGACTGGCGACGGCGGTTTACCCCATTGGACGCAACACGCTGGCGGCATGCACCGCTGATCGGCGGCAGCTACAGCCATGCCAGGGTCGGCCACGCTGAGGCGCGCCAAAAGCTGGCCGAACCGGTCGACAACCGCCTGTTTTTCGCAGGCGAGGCCTGTTCGCGTGAGGATTTCTCGACCGCACACGGCGCCTATACGACCGGTCTTGCGATGGCGCGGGCGATACTGGCATCGTCCTGA
- a CDS encoding Hpt domain-containing protein, translated as MDDLLQEFIAETRETLEALSGEIVAWEAAPADRARLDAIFRFVHTVKGSCGFLDLPRLARLSHAAEDVLAAVRDGERMPGHRAGRCRAGDRRPDRCDRRGDRGGHAP; from the coding sequence ATGGACGACCTGCTGCAGGAATTCATTGCCGAGACTCGCGAAACGCTGGAGGCGCTTTCCGGCGAGATCGTCGCGTGGGAAGCCGCCCCCGCCGACCGGGCACGGCTGGATGCGATCTTCCGCTTCGTTCATACCGTGAAGGGAAGCTGCGGCTTTCTCGACCTGCCGCGCCTGGCCCGGCTCAGCCATGCGGCGGAGGATGTGCTGGCCGCCGTGCGCGATGGCGAGCGGATGCCGGGACACCGCGCTGGTCGATGCCGTGCTGGCGATCGTCGACCGGATCGGTGCGATCGTCGAGGCGATCGCGGCGGGCACGCCCCATGA
- a CDS encoding histidine phosphotransferase family protein, whose protein sequence is MNVSPVDFASLLCSRLCHDLLSPVGALNNGLELLADETDPAMRERCMELLADSARASANKLKFFRLAFGAGGGFADRVDMGEAKAAIEGLLVDNRRTTLGWLVEQPSLPKPAVRILMNLALIATEALARGGTIDIGAEAGREAIEIAIRIEGPRILLDPEIRRTLMEGQGTEPLASRTAPAFLVHTLTTEHGGMTLVTEPAPNTMILGAAIRAG, encoded by the coding sequence ATGAACGTCAGCCCGGTGGATTTCGCGAGCCTGTTGTGTTCGCGACTGTGCCACGATCTTTTGTCGCCGGTGGGGGCGCTCAACAACGGGCTGGAGCTGCTCGCCGACGAGACCGATCCGGCGATGCGCGAACGCTGCATGGAATTGCTGGCGGACAGCGCGCGCGCCTCGGCCAACAAGCTGAAATTCTTTCGTCTGGCCTTCGGCGCGGGTGGCGGCTTTGCCGACCGGGTCGACATGGGCGAGGCGAAGGCGGCGATCGAGGGGCTGCTGGTCGACAATCGCCGCACGACGCTGGGCTGGCTGGTCGAGCAGCCCAGCCTGCCCAAGCCCGCGGTCCGCATTCTGATGAACCTGGCGCTGATCGCGACCGAGGCGCTGGCGCGCGGCGGCACGATCGATATCGGCGCGGAGGCCGGCCGCGAGGCGATCGAGATCGCGATCCGGATCGAGGGGCCGCGCATCCTGCTCGATCCCGAAATCCGCCGGACGCTGATGGAAGGGCAGGGGACAGAGCCGCTGGCGTCGCGCACCGCGCCCGCTTTCCTGGTCCATACGCTGACCACCGAGCATGGCGGCATGACGCTGGTCACCGAACCGGCCCCCAATACCATGATCCTGGGGGCGGCGATCCGCGCGGGGTAA
- a CDS encoding protein-glutamate O-methyltransferase CheR, translated as MPGAFCPPALAERSATLPAASGQALAVLAALLEARTGQQIVSHRSTRVDTVLLPLMRERHFDTLDQLVSAMLDGRDASLAGRVVDALVNGETSFFRDPHVFDHVLAIVAEVERTGRRPRIWSAGCSSGQEPLSIAMLFAERHQASGMAVPEIVATDVSEAALARARSGCFTQFEVQRGLPIRQMVHWFEGRPGNEWAVRPELLRHVSFRQMNLVSDPAPGGPFDLVLCRNVMLYLAPEPKRRAFQTISDAMRPSAGLILGAGETVIGQTDLFQLAPVGRGVYEKCVADDPLRRA; from the coding sequence ATGCCGGGTGCTTTCTGCCCTCCCGCCCTTGCCGAGCGTTCCGCGACGCTCCCCGCCGCATCCGGACAGGCGCTGGCCGTGCTGGCCGCCCTGCTGGAAGCGCGGACCGGGCAGCAGATCGTCAGCCATCGCTCGACGCGGGTCGATACGGTGTTGCTGCCGCTGATGCGCGAACGGCATTTCGATACGCTCGACCAGCTGGTGTCCGCCATGCTCGACGGGCGCGATGCTTCGCTGGCGGGCCGCGTGGTCGATGCGCTGGTCAATGGCGAGACATCCTTCTTCCGCGACCCGCATGTGTTCGACCATGTTCTGGCGATCGTCGCGGAGGTAGAGCGTACCGGTCGCCGGCCGCGTATCTGGAGCGCGGGCTGTTCGTCGGGGCAGGAGCCGCTGTCGATCGCGATGCTCTTTGCCGAGCGGCATCAGGCATCGGGCATGGCGGTGCCCGAAATCGTCGCGACCGACGTATCCGAAGCGGCGCTGGCCCGGGCGCGGAGCGGCTGCTTCACCCAGTTCGAGGTGCAGCGCGGCCTGCCGATCCGCCAGATGGTCCACTGGTTCGAAGGGCGGCCCGGCAACGAATGGGCCGTCCGGCCCGAATTGCTGCGGCATGTCAGCTTTCGCCAGATGAACCTGGTGTCCGACCCCGCGCCGGGCGGCCCGTTCGATCTGGTGCTGTGCCGCAACGTCATGCTCTATCTCGCCCCCGAGCCCAAGCGGCGCGCCTTCCAGACCATCTCCGACGCGATGCGGCCCTCCGCCGGACTGATCCTGGGCGCGGGCGAGACGGTGATCGGCCAGACCGACCTGTTCCAGCTCGCTCCCGTCGGGCGCGGGGTGTACGAGAAATGTGTCGCGGACGATCCCCTTCGCCGCGCATGA
- a CDS encoding chemotaxis protein CheW — MTLFLIASIAGQGVVFDADQVDSVVDIGDVVAVPRAEPSVRGLTALRSRVVTVVDTRRALGLEPMPPHVRRAVITRQDGHYYAMLVDALEDIETFETSPMPHVPPGGGAWSRAANGMVVRDGEPLLILDLSRLVPHPTPILA, encoded by the coding sequence ATGACCCTGTTCCTGATCGCCAGCATCGCCGGGCAGGGCGTCGTCTTCGATGCCGATCAGGTCGACTCGGTGGTCGATATCGGCGATGTCGTGGCCGTACCCCGCGCCGAGCCTTCCGTCCGGGGGCTGACCGCGCTCCGCAGCCGGGTCGTCACGGTGGTCGATACCCGACGCGCGCTGGGGCTGGAGCCGATGCCGCCGCATGTCCGCCGCGCGGTCATCACCCGGCAGGACGGCCATTATTACGCGATGTTAGTCGACGCGCTGGAGGATATCGAGACGTTCGAGACCAGCCCGATGCCGCATGTCCCGCCCGGCGGCGGCGCCTGGTCGCGCGCGGCGAACGGCATGGTCGTGCGCGACGGCGAGCCGTTGCTGATCCTCGACCTGTCCCGGCTGGTCCCGCATCCCACGCCGATCCTGGCATAG
- the cheB gene encoding chemotaxis-specific protein-glutamate methyltransferase CheB, translating into MVPPAAPGAFPLARRGGATRILIVDDSAVARALIARQIEPHARFAVVGAVSHVDAALAFLASDRADIILLDVAMPGMDGITALPSLLAAGQGARIIIVSSSTPTGGAAAVQALAHGAADTLVKPRPQGLSDFAQALLHKLDALALSDERAAPLPSVPLLPIGHARPEIIAIGASTGGIHALAQLLAPLPATMTVPIVVTQHLPASFMPFFAAQLTAVARRPCDVAEDRMRVRPGRIIVAPGDAHITFIPLADGGAAIRLRHDRASSGCLPSVDPMFASIAEVWGTRAWGIVLTGMGRDGMEGARVLKAAGGTIIAQDRESSVVWGMPGAIVSNDLADIVLPPGAIGTMIITGAMA; encoded by the coding sequence ATGGTGCCGCCCGCCGCGCCAGGGGCTTTCCCCCTCGCGCGGCGTGGGGGGGCGACGCGCATCCTGATCGTCGACGATTCCGCCGTCGCGCGCGCCCTGATCGCCCGTCAGATCGAGCCGCATGCCCGGTTCGCGGTGGTCGGCGCGGTCAGTCATGTCGATGCCGCGCTCGCCTTTCTGGCGTCCGATCGCGCCGACATCATCCTGCTCGACGTCGCCATGCCGGGCATGGACGGGATCACCGCCTTGCCCAGCCTGTTGGCAGCGGGACAGGGGGCGCGGATCATCATCGTATCCTCCTCCACCCCGACCGGCGGCGCGGCGGCGGTGCAGGCGCTGGCGCACGGGGCGGCCGACACGCTGGTCAAACCCCGGCCGCAGGGGCTGTCCGACTTCGCCCAGGCCCTGCTCCACAAGCTCGACGCGCTTGCGCTGTCCGATGAGCGTGCCGCACCGCTACCCAGTGTGCCGCTGCTGCCCATCGGTCATGCCCGGCCGGAAATCATCGCGATCGGCGCGTCGACCGGCGGTATCCATGCGCTGGCCCAATTGCTGGCCCCGCTTCCCGCCACGATGACGGTGCCGATCGTCGTGACGCAGCATCTCCCGGCCTCTTTCATGCCCTTTTTCGCGGCGCAACTGACCGCCGTCGCGCGCCGTCCCTGCGACGTGGCGGAGGACCGGATGCGCGTGCGGCCCGGTCGGATCATCGTCGCGCCGGGCGATGCGCATATCACCTTCATCCCGCTGGCCGATGGCGGTGCCGCGATCCGATTGCGACACGACCGGGCGAGCAGCGGCTGCCTGCCCTCGGTCGATCCGATGTTCGCCTCCATCGCGGAGGTTTGGGGAACCCGCGCCTGGGGGATCGTCCTGACGGGCATGGGGCGCGATGGCATGGAAGGGGCGCGCGTGTTGAAGGCGGCAGGGGGTACGATCATCGCCCAGGACCGCGAAAGCTCGGTCGTATGGGGCATGCCGGGCGCGATCGTGTCCAACGATCTGGCCGACATTGTCCTGCCGCCCGGTGCGATCGGCACGATGATCATCACCGGGGCGATGGCCTGA
- the rpoH gene encoding RNA polymerase sigma factor RpoH — protein MAKGSNVPATIPALGGEQSLNRYLAEIKKFPILAPEQEYMLAKRFQEHGDPEAAAQLVTSHLRLVAKIAMGYRGYGLPTSELISEGNIGLMQGVKKFEPDRGFRLATYAMWWIRASIQEYILRSWSLVKMGTTAAQKKLFFNLRRMKSKLDAFEDGDLRPEDVTKIATDLGVNEDEVISMNRRMAMGGDTSLNVSMREDGEGQWQDWLADDAPLQDSVVAEQQEADVRHDMLVSAMDDLNDREKHILTERRLTDDPKTLEELSQVYGVSRERVRQIEVRAFEKLQKAMMRIAGEKRLLAAA, from the coding sequence ATGGCAAAAGGCAGCAACGTCCCGGCGACGATTCCTGCGCTCGGCGGGGAGCAGTCGCTCAACCGCTATCTGGCCGAGATCAAGAAATTCCCGATCCTTGCCCCGGAGCAGGAATATATGCTCGCCAAGCGCTTCCAGGAGCATGGCGACCCGGAGGCGGCGGCCCAGCTCGTCACCTCGCACCTGCGTCTCGTGGCCAAGATCGCGATGGGCTATCGTGGCTATGGCCTGCCCACCTCCGAGCTGATCTCGGAGGGCAATATCGGCCTGATGCAGGGCGTGAAGAAGTTCGAGCCGGATCGCGGCTTCCGCCTGGCCACCTATGCGATGTGGTGGATCCGCGCTTCGATCCAGGAATATATCCTGCGCTCGTGGAGCCTCGTGAAGATGGGCACCACGGCGGCTCAGAAGAAGCTGTTCTTCAACCTGCGCCGGATGAAGTCGAAGCTCGACGCCTTCGAGGACGGCGATCTGCGCCCCGAGGACGTGACCAAGATCGCCACCGATCTGGGCGTCAACGAGGACGAGGTCATCAGCATGAACCGCCGCATGGCGATGGGGGGCGACACCTCGCTCAACGTCTCGATGCGCGAGGATGGCGAGGGCCAGTGGCAGGACTGGCTGGCCGATGACGCGCCGCTCCAGGACTCGGTCGTCGCCGAGCAGCAGGAGGCGGATGTCCGCCACGACATGCTGGTCAGCGCGATGGACGACCTGAACGACCGCGAGAAGCACATCCTGACCGAACGCCGCCTGACCGACGATCCCAAGACGCTGGAAGAACTCAGCCAGGTTTACGGCGTCAGCCGCGAGCGCGTCCGCCAGATCGAGGTGCGCGCGTTCGAGAAACTGCAAAAGGCGATGATGCGCATCGCCGGTGAAAAGCGGCTGCTGGCGGCCGCCTGA